The Gossypium arboreum isolate Shixiya-1 chromosome 4, ASM2569848v2, whole genome shotgun sequence DNA segment tttttaaaaccgaaatagcttaatctatctatttggggggtcaatttgaaaagttatcaacgTATAAaaattgggtcatggatgaatatgctaaaaattagaaatttatggtagaaaatgaaaggttgttgatagataaacaacttttacaaagtgattttggatgaaaacatgatttagggactaaaatgtaaagttgtgaaatttgatgaaaaattctaaatttttatgaatacatgtgctgtaaattttgtgatgggattttggttaggcttggaatagggagtaaattgcacaaatttcatttttcgagcctagggacgaaattggaatttatggaaaagttaggggtaaaatggtaattttgcctaagacaTAAATTGggtccaaatgaatatgaaatgtgtgaaattgatggttaaattcatttatatagatccggacaacacaaattcgaggttagatcgaggaaaagaaaaggtttcggattagtagattatatacacaaacaagtgttgaggtaagttcgtgtaacttaatcgagcatgtaaatatgttaacttgGATGTTATGATTGTAtgtaatatgaattatatttatatgaatgttataaatgtgtgaaatgattacatgttcggaaatgttggaaaaagggtaaagtctcgtttgaatattaaatttcgatggataaatgtgttttcccgaaatgaatgaggtcctacatttgttgctgacgagatttagcttggacaagtaatcctattgatctcattatagaaaggatttagcctggacgggtaatcctaatataatttCTCTCAAGCATATGATtacaattagggtttagcctggactggtaatcctaattaagTTCTTTTGAACATACGTTAcataatggatttagcctggactagtaatcctgtaatacgatatgtggctcgagagcgTGGTCCTTGATTTAGTGCCCtatgggtactcttgaataagaattaacaggttattgaatcgtacacctcaagtgtactacttgagtatccaccGAAATTTCAAAGATTCAACGGACAAAACTCTTGGCATGatgagagaattatgagatgaaatgataatgtcttgaaagaatattgcatgatgatctcatttatgtttacttgatgtatatgaaaattttgtgactagcatgtttgattgaatgcatgtgtttaggcaatttttccaagttgatggaaaacatgatattgtatgcttagatttaataaacgggattggtaagtttagtttccattatacgaacttactaagcatgtaatgcttactccattttattttcccctattttatagtgcttagaagctcacgaaggttggaggtcattggagcatcatcacactatccactagctcattttgggtatatatagtaaaatcattttggtatgatggcatgtataggctaacttggccatagatggcttaagtatgtggtttgtaatctagccattggaatggctagtaatggttgtttttgatatacctgtaatgtcatactatggtagttaTATACATGTTAATAGTTGTTCGAATTATGCCTAACATttggaatataccaaggtaagattataaacatacaTGTATGTAATGATATGTCATGTTGAATGATAAAGTTTGCTtcatttgaatgcttgaaatggttggtatttggatgtgagtttaagtgcaggtaattggtgtgattttgggtgagaaatgaagctagaaatggcttcattttgtccacatgagcagacacatgggcgtgtgtctagaccgtgtgtgacacatagcctaGTACATAGGCGTATGGttaggtcatgtgtcccctgcaccttaaatttgagaaacagaaggCTTACAATCGAGtgcacgggcaaagacacgggtgtgtgtctcagtcgtgtgtgctacacgggctagaacacgggcgtgtgtcttggccatgtgaaacctgcacctaatttcgaaagaatttaattaaccacacggctagcacacaggtgtgtggaatagccgtgtgcacaagtcagagagttacactgggTCGAACATAGCCTGTAGCATAGGCGTGTCCCTTGGCCCACACAGacgtgtgagccctgtaacttagaaaatttttgaaatgtcgcgaAAAATTCTTGAAGctttcgattaagtcccgacttgattctaatgctcgttttgggcctcgaaggttCATTTAAAGGACGTTTTGAATAATCTTAAAAATGAACAGTGATTGACATAAATTATCtgaaaaatgttctgaaagttctagtaatgctttgtaaccctgttctggcgacagatacgagttaaggggtgttacagtatgaaTTTTTCTATCATTTGTCATGAATTTCTAAATATTTttgatttagtctcgaatcatttctaaagtgtttccaAAGCCTCGAAGGCTCGAAAAAGGAATGTTATGCATGTATTTGAATGGAAAATGATGTGTTTTATAAATGATTGTAATAGaatgttttaaattaaaagtttttggtaatactccgtaaccctattccagtgacaggtacatgttaggggtgttacaaacaaacTCAAGAACCTCAAGAACAAGTGACATTAAGGAGGTTCACGAGAGAGAGGAGAAATGTTATTTTAGATGATTATGTTGTATTTCTTCAAGAACATGAGATTGACAATAGAATGATGGAAGATGATCCAATCAACTTTCTTCACGTTATGAATAGTTCTAATTCTCAAAGGTGGATTGGAGTCATACAAGAAGAGTATAAGTGTATTCTAGACAATAAAGTTTAGGAACTTGTCCCATTATTTGAAGGTGCAAAACCAGTTGgttgtaaatggatatttaaaacTAAGAGGGATGCAAATGGTGATATAGAGAGGTATAACGCGCATCTTGTAGCTAAAGGATATACTCAGAAACAAGTCATTGATTTTATAGAGACTTTCTCTCCAATTTCATCGAAAGACTCTTTCAAGAAAATCATGGCACTTGTTAATCATCTTGATCTTGAGTTACATCAAATAGACATTAAAACAATGTTTCTCAATTTCGACATTGAAGAAACAATTTATATGTTGCAACCAGAAAACTTTGAGTCGGGAGACCTAGGAATATGGTttgcaaattaaaaaaaaatccatcTATGGACTTAAACAAACTTCCCATCAATGCTACCACAAGTTTCATCAAGTAATTGTCTTGTTCGATTTTGAGATGAATATTGTTGATGATTGTGTGTGTCACAAATTCAATAGGAGTAAGTATATATTCCTAGTTCTATATGTCAATGACATTTTGCTTGCCACTAATGATATAGGCTTATTGCACGAAACGAAGAGGTTTTTATCTAAGtattttgagatgaaagatcttggagATGCCTCTTTTGTTTCAGGAATTCAGATACATTGACACCAATCTCGGGGTATTCTTAGATTGTCACAAAAGAGCTATGTCGATAAAGTACTCAAAAGGTTTGGCATGTGAGGTTGAAGACCAAGTGACACCTATTTTGCTAAAGGAGATAAATTTCATCTTAATCAATGCCTTAAAAGTAACCTTGAAATTCAGAAAATGCAAAAGATTCCTTATGCATCAGCTATTGGGAGTCTAATGTATACTCAAGTATGTACGCGTCCAGATATTGCGTACATTGTTAAGATGTTAGGCAGACATTTAAGCAACCTAGTATGGACCATTTGATAACAACCAAGAGGGTTGTGAGGTATCTTCAAAtaacaaaagattacatgctcacATATCAGAGGTCTGATAAATTAAAGATCATCAAGTATATAGACTTCGATTTTGATGGAATATTAATGCAAAGTTTTGTCACTACGGTGCAAATTGTGACAATAATTAGTAGTCATTTATTCCAATAACAACAGGAGCATATCAAAGTCAAAGCACATAGACTTTAAGTTCCTAGATGTTAAAGTAAAAGTTCGGAGTGGTTAGGTACCAATAAAACATATTGGGACAAACTCCATAATTGTGAAGCTACTTACTAAGGGACTACACCCAAGGTTTTATAAGAGCACACTGCTCATATAGGTGTAATGGCATTCCAAGATATTCTGTTTTAGTAGGAGTTTGTAATTTTAAATGCTTTTCTATTATAGATAATTTTTTGGTTATTTCAACTTAAAGTTATTTTCTACataaataaagtttatttggtttattcacgCTCTAATTTTGGTAATGTTTGATCTCACTAAGGCTAAAGAGGACCAATTGAAAATAGGCATGTTTGGTTTACATTGCACGTAatcatgctacacatccatacttgatctatgtcatttgtttatgttaatatacgtgatcagGGATGGTTTTAGTTACGGTTTACGTAATGAAAGTTTCCTTGATTCTATTTTAACATAGTTAATGAATGAGATTATTcggaataccttttggatatgatagtaaagttTTGAGattataaggttatataatgacatgtaattatagagtaattaaTATATATGTGGTCAAGTGAGAGAATATTGGAAAATAtgaacatcacatatataataagagtaattaaatgttattatttactatcataaaggttagcccaaattaaaagtgatttaaTTTGGTTAAAGGTTTTTTgagttttagttattaaataaagtatgggtcaaatatgtgtagatactctagtaactaatttctaattgatgatggGCTGATTAGAAATTAGGGTTAATGTGCAAAAGTTATATATAAGATTATAGTCTCCAAATTACACATACGTAacttttttaatatctcatctttAGAAAAGAAAGAGCCATCTTATCAAAAttacttgtgtgctaatttggaatatCAAAATATTTCAAGAAAACCATGTATTCAGGTACTCTTCTGTATCTAATTTTGTTcttaatgatttgacatgacaaATCCTGATTTATAGTTTTAAGTTTATATCAGATCTTATTTTTATGGTTCTAACAAAATTATGATATTTAAATAAGAGTCATAATATGATCTATTTACATTATTTAAAGAAATACTAGATTTGGATAAACTAAAGCGAAGATGGTCTCTTTTTATTTCATGCCCTATCAGGAACTTAAATGGGTGAAATTTAATGGCTTTAGTTGATCATACTATCTGGAGATTCACAAGTCTAATATTGtttttacatacatatatatatatatatatatatgaaagacTTGGTTAACGAATGACATATGAGTGAAGAGAGTTCTAATTTGTTCATAAGAGGAATTTGTCTTAAGTGCATAATTTTTTTGTTCAGTTTGTATCTAAACTTTCAAGGGAAAAATTTTATTGAAACAATGAATCTAAATAAATGTACAAGAGTAAGATTGTAATATAGTGAGTTAAACCTAAATCACATATtgtatattattaatttataataaattattctTTCACATACACAAAGGAGAGTTAAAAAAATTTTGAGGCGAaataaagttatatattttatgatagtaagagtaaaattttattattttaataatctatatctttataatttttaaaagagtaCATCATTTTTTCTCATTCTTGGAGaactaaagtgtaattttattataaattaatttaaaaattttaaattataaaaagagtaaagatagaaaattttaattttaggggAGCACTGCACATACACGtattatttcataaaatattGTAAGAAGGTATAATATGAAGCAAGGTTTGATGATTTAATTGGAGTTTAGTTTTGTAAGATGAGCAAAATGATGTTATGTTAAACGTAGATAACATATCTCCTTTTGTTTTAATGGAATTTTGGCTGATTAGTTGAATAACTCGCTCACATTTAATATTGGGTTTTTAATATATGTCCAAAAAAAGCACTGGTTTtagtcatattttatttattaaatatctGTCTTACTCAAAAAGGACATTAATTATCTCTATctaactaaattaaaataaaaattctttttaaatttattcacAAAAGAACTAACCCATCTTCATTTGTCGGGTTTTTTTTTAATACAACAACATTCTtggtatttaaaattaattatatatcagaccgaggaataaaaaaaaaaagtaacaaaTTTCATTATAGTTAATAAACTATTCCCGAGACAATATCATGCTGAACTCATTTTCTAACTAATAAAAGCTCTCCTCAAAATAAACAAGAAAAACTAATATCCAATTGTTTATTCAAAACAAATCAACCTGGTATTCTTTTTGGTTCAATCTTCAAACCCTGTTTTTTTCCACACAGCATTCCTCACGCATCGCAAGTCTCTTCCTTTCAAAGTCCTTCCAATTCCTTCCTGAACTGAAAACGAAGCCCCTCTTCTCCTCGCCAAGTACTCATGTGGAGGAACCCTTCCCTCCCCGTCGCCGCCGTCTTCATCATCCTCATAACCATGTTCCCTGTCCTCGGCTTTAAGAATCTTGGACCAGTCGGGGATGTTGACTGGCAATGAAGCTGGGACAGCCATTTTGGGTGTCTTATGACTTTCCATCTTTCTCGAAAGTTTCTTAGACCAAGCTCTTAAACTCGGCAATGGCTTCTTCCCTTCCTCGATATTCGTTGTGGGTTCATTGGAATTATTGTTATTCCATACATCTGCTTCATCGAACTCGAAAACGTCGTTTTGGTTTATGATGACATCATTTCCATCGTCGGCTGGGTATATATAGCTTGGTTTTGACCCGAAAAGGAGCTTCCTTGACGCCATGGATGAAAAGGGTTTGCTTTCTacaagaggaagaagaagaagaagaagaagaagaagaagaaaatgattcGTTTGTAATAGTTGTTGATTGTGTTAGATTGAATTTTTGTAGTGGCGTAGTGGATAAGTTCTCCATTTTACAAGTAAATCAAAACTTACTATACAAAGAGGGAAATTTTGTACCATGCTTGCATCCCCAACAGCAATCCATGGGGATCGTCCACTATAATCATATATGGATGGTGTGATAATCAAACTTCAATTGGGAAGTTTCCAATTTCATTATTAAGTCAAGACTTCATATCCATTATTAAATGGTTTTGTtattaagaagaaaaaaaacacgACTTGTTACCTTATTAGAATTAGAATAATTACTGCACCttaaacatttaaataaatatgcgagatgcatgcattttcaatttaaaatttggattcctattatttttaaatcaaataaataagTCTACAACTTATTGTTAACCAATTTAGATTTGTCTTCACATGGTATTTTtacattaatttatattttagtcacttaattttaaaatattataaaatagatATTGTATGTGGGAGAATACCTCTTATTTTGACCAAGTTTTTATTTTGCTTTTATTATCTCAGTTAAACTCTATTTTTGGTTTCTCACT contains these protein-coding regions:
- the LOC108459823 gene encoding uncharacterized protein LOC108459823, which codes for MASRKLLFGSKPSYIYPADDGNDVIINQNDVFEFDEADVWNNNNSNEPTTNIEEGKKPLPSLRAWSKKLSRKMESHKTPKMAVPASLPVNIPDWSKILKAEDREHGYEDDEDGGDGEGRVPPHEYLARRRGASFSVQEGIGRTLKGRDLRCVRNAVWKKTGFED